A region from the Sander vitreus isolate 19-12246 chromosome 1, sanVit1, whole genome shotgun sequence genome encodes:
- the LOC144529066 gene encoding uncharacterized protein LOC144529066 → MLDTFKLGILLLSLTLVLLGPACQASSLGLTVHVVPLDIDGGNTVRAYFSAIAPIPCPTLSGLCAEGEGCQVYTTSSPFNGAKPNPGWCVRQWQKTVPSNYNATITLGSNTKFYVSMKAGPHLRANSGRLNQPAFVALPPPLRARVNCPHDFHLSVKDLDGDRVRCRFAQPDQGECLNCIQHSFIELDEEKCMLTFTGKAAAGQYFLYLMAEDLIPVPKMSRITDNKPLSSVPVHLSLTVEESTSSCSDEPVATGETPKEDSMLFVLPYQEVRLTTDFVSQLESVLEVAVVGPPELFRVGFNSVGPLSTMTMTWVRSENNLARLLPICFAVNTMSLQSEPRCVWLYQREMRKLPAGTELTCEKTEMTLVLPVTSLSNINLAELQLNSPTCPVTYNNTHLTAHISLTGCGTKTVSSGSELVYTNTLQSVRPYTMVSRQPTLVLPLACRIPGAQVKGPNYNISMPTEKETFGELRVWIEFHLPGEGPLGEYTRMPKLRSMQMSPGRLRREAESPSDNSNSISTNTSSSTGGASIGSRIKMLDLLVLSNCSIAQAEMIVSNCIESETADFAESYPLLEQGCTTSNSTLEVVTEQSNSKVYRLDLSSLKITGSTMYVQCTVNLCIATKPSHKCPDLCTRSINQRSLLVDSVFTSTYTIRSGAVSLVVKIPAPATTTFTTTTTTTTAPTTTTKTTTTTVTVPHTTAAHSTTTSHAPEQASAMAAGVILTISIFLQNVALY, encoded by the exons ATGCTAGACACGTTCAAACTGGGCATCCTGTTGCTGAGCCTGACTCTGGTCCTGTTAGGCCCCGCCTGCCAAGCCTCTTCTCTGGGACTGACGGTCCACGTTGTGCCCCTGGACATCGATGGAGGGAATACG GTGCGGGCTTATTTCAGTGCCATCGCTCCCATTCCTTGTCCAACTCTGTCTGGACTGTGTGCTGAGGGGGAGGGCTGTCAGGTCTACACTACCTCATCACCTTTCAACGGCGCTAAACCCAACCCTGGCTGGTGTGTCCGCCAGTGGCAGAAAACTGTCCCCAGTAATTACAACGCCACCATAACTTTAGG GTCCAACACAAAATTTTATGTGTCAATGAAAGCAGGACCACATCTCCGGGCAAACAGTGGGAGACTCAACCAACCTGCTTTTGTCGCTCTCCCTCCTCCATTAAG GGCCCGTGTGAACTGCCCTCATGATTTCCATTTGTCAGTCAAAGACCTGGATGGTGACAGGGTAAGATGTCGCTTTGCCCAGCCCGATCAGGGAGAGTGTCTCAACTGCATTCAGCACTCTTTCATAGAGCTGGACGAG GAGAAATGCATGTTGACATTCACTGGAAAAGCAGCGGCAGGACAGTATTTCCTCTACCTGATGGCGGAGGACCTGATTCCTGTGCCCAAAATGAGCCGCATCACAGACAACAAACCCCTCAGCTCTGTCCCTGTGCACCTCTCTCTCACTG TGGAGGAGTCGACTTCCAGCTGCAGTGATGAACCTGTGGCAACAGGTGAGACCCCCAAAGAGGACTCCATGCTGTTTGTCCTGCCGTACCAGGAGGTGCGACTCACCACCGACTTTGTGTCACAGCTGGAGAG TGTTTTAGAGGTGGCAGTGGTTGGTCCCCCTGAACTCTTCAGGGTTGGTTTTAATTCAGTTGGCCCCCTGTCAACCATGACCATGACCTGGGTCCGCTCCGAAAACAACCTGGCCCGCCTTTTGCCCATCTGCTTTGCTGTGAACACCATGAG TTTGCAGTCAGAGCCCAGATGCGTGTGGCTGTACCAAA GGGAGATGAGGAAACTACCTGCAGGAACGG AGCTGACGTGTGAGAAGACAGAAATGACTCTGGTGCTCCCTGTCACCTCCCTGAGTAACATCAACCTGGCCGAACTGCAGCTCAACAGCCCCACCTGTCCCGTCACctacaacaacacacacctgACTGCACATATCTCCTTGACTGGCTGCGGCACCAAGACTGTG AGCTCTGGTTCAGAGCTGGTTTACACCAACACCTTGCAAAGTGTGCGTCCCTACACTATGGTCAGCCGCCAGCCCACCCTCGTCCTCCCTCTGGCCTGCCGGATCCCTGGAGCCCAGGTCAAGGGGCCGAATTACAACATCAGCATGCCCACAGAGAAGGAGACCTTCGGTGAGCTCAGGGTTTGGATAGAATTTCACTTACCAGGAGAGGGGCCCCTGGGAGAATACACGCGCATGCCCAAGTTGCGCTCCATGCAGATGTCACCAGGACGACTGCGTCGAGAAGCAGAATCACCATCGGACAACTCGAACAGCATCTCCACTAATACCAGCAGTTCTACGGGAGGAGCCAGTATCGGGTCCAGGATTAAGATGCTGGACCTCCTGGTGTTGTCAAACTGCAGCATTGCTCAAGCAGAGATGATAGTGAGCAATTGTATTGAGTCTGAGACGGCAGACTTTGCAGAATCCTACCCCCTTCTGGAGCAAGG GTGTACAACTTCCAACAGCACATTAGAGGTTGTTACAGAACAAAGCAATTCCAAGGTTTACCGCCTTGATTTGAGCTCCTTGAAGATCACAGGATCTACG ATGTATGTCCAGTGCACAGTCAATCTGTGCATCGCCACCAAGCCCTCTCATAAGTGCCCTGATCTGTGTACCCGCTCCATCAATCAAAGATCATTACTGGTTGATAGTGTGTTTACCAGCACCTACACCATTCGCTCAGGAGCCGTTAGCCTCGTGGTCAAAATTCCTGCACCAGCCACAACAACCTTCACGACTACTACTACAACCACTACTGCACCAACTACAACAActaaaactactactactactgttacTGTTCCACATACCACAGCTGCCCACAGCACCACCACCTCACATG CTCCAGAACAGGCCTCAGCCATGGCGGCAGGAGTGATTTTGACGATCAGCATATTTCTTCAAAACGTCGCGCTTTACTGA